A genome region from Bradyrhizobium commune includes the following:
- a CDS encoding MFS transporter: protein MTDMAEKLPSDSAVPAPALRFDRAWGVVAGAGLLMFINLGPVLYYTSGIFIKAISDDTGWTRGTIAAASLPANLLITLTLPLVGWAVDAYGTRRIALLSSILFIVGMLLLGQFSKTPGQFALLLVVANACGFALTPLPYAQIVSGWFDKRRGLALGLMLTMSGLGTALFPPLSSALIAQFGWRNAYAFLGLIVFAIGAFAACVLLRDPPQLTSKTSGHDDKTPGLSVRSALTGRAFWTLFAAFFLISIAIGGGSTSLPLVLTDRGVSAQQASFVMTIVGLTMMIGRLSFGLLLDRVFAPRLTALVFLAPALAFSVLLLPNATSVNAMIAAAFLGFGLGAEVDALAYIASRSFGLRYFGRILGFLMIAFTLGLAFGPTLFGKIFDQFQNYHLALWIAAGISAVASGLIMTLRKIDLPFTPKRAGTHT from the coding sequence ATGACGGACATGGCTGAAAAGCTGCCATCCGACTCTGCTGTTCCAGCACCTGCATTGCGGTTCGACCGCGCATGGGGTGTCGTCGCCGGCGCCGGTCTTCTAATGTTCATCAATCTCGGACCGGTGCTCTATTACACCAGCGGCATATTCATCAAGGCGATCAGCGACGACACGGGATGGACCAGGGGCACGATCGCAGCCGCCAGCCTGCCGGCAAACCTATTGATCACCCTCACGCTGCCACTGGTTGGTTGGGCTGTCGATGCCTACGGCACCCGGCGCATCGCGCTGTTGTCGTCGATCTTGTTCATAGTCGGCATGCTTCTGCTGGGTCAGTTCTCGAAGACGCCGGGACAGTTCGCGCTCCTGCTTGTGGTCGCAAACGCGTGCGGCTTCGCACTGACACCGTTGCCCTATGCGCAAATCGTGTCGGGCTGGTTCGACAAGCGGCGCGGTCTGGCGCTCGGACTCATGCTGACCATGAGCGGTCTCGGCACGGCGCTGTTTCCGCCGCTGAGCTCTGCGCTGATTGCGCAGTTCGGCTGGCGCAATGCCTATGCCTTCCTCGGGCTCATCGTCTTCGCAATCGGAGCGTTCGCCGCCTGCGTTCTGCTGCGCGATCCACCACAACTCACAAGCAAGACCAGTGGTCACGACGACAAGACGCCAGGGCTGTCCGTGCGGTCGGCGCTGACAGGTCGCGCCTTCTGGACGTTGTTCGCGGCGTTCTTCCTGATCTCGATCGCAATCGGGGGCGGCAGCACCAGTCTACCGCTCGTCTTAACGGACAGAGGAGTGTCCGCACAGCAAGCCTCCTTTGTCATGACGATCGTCGGACTGACCATGATGATCGGCCGCCTTTCATTCGGACTATTGCTCGACAGGGTATTTGCGCCGCGCCTGACCGCGCTTGTCTTCTTGGCGCCGGCATTGGCATTCAGCGTGCTATTGCTACCCAATGCTACAAGCGTAAACGCGATGATTGCGGCCGCATTCCTTGGCTTCGGCCTCGGCGCGGAGGTCGATGCGCTGGCTTATATTGCCTCACGTTCCTTCGGGCTTCGATATTTTGGACGGATTCTCGGCTTTCTCATGATCGCGTTCACGTTGGGCTTGGCATTCGGACCCACCTTGTTTGGGAAGATCTTCGATCAGTTTCAGAACTATCATCTCGCCCTATGGATTGCGGCGGGCATTTCTGCTGTCGCCAGCGGGCTCATCATGACTTTGCGGAAAATTGACCTGCCGTTCACGCCAAAAAGGGCGGGCACTCACACGTAG
- a CDS encoding FAD-dependent oxidoreductase — MRAALRDGASTFEADVLVVGAGPVGQTLAIDLARRGVSVVLIERNETCRQHPKMERCNARTMEFYRRLGLADRIRSASRFRDIPMDVFIATHLGGKKLLQLSYPSVVAMQEAGRRCNDGTLPLEPYQLISQYTLEPLLKSVVERLPKADVRFGCEMISYSQDETGVDAEVKSADGKTTTIRTRYLVGCDGGSSTVRKQLGIKLEGRGRISQQRQIFFRSETLFAHLPFGPGRHYHFPSGMLVVQDDLKHFMANTGSVDDPAPDALLRDVFRITVPFDILNVALWHQNLLVAERYADRRVFLAGDAVHLVIPTGGLGMNTGVGDAIDLSWKLAGTLAGWGGPNLLRSYELERRPVGLHNRDVSGRAAAGVGAWRAACRPEIDSDTPEGEANRAEVARLAGIGQRLSHDMIGTELGYSYAGSPLICSDDEPPPTLIDDRYQPTTRPGSRLPHIWLDDGQALHDRIGNDFTLVSLGRDHKNLPALRQSFAEIGARLDISQIDSDPAREVYGHDLVLVRPDLHVVWRGKSVPADHRRVAAIATGHA; from the coding sequence ATGCGTGCTGCCCTGCGAGACGGCGCAAGCACCTTCGAGGCCGACGTTCTGGTCGTCGGCGCCGGCCCGGTCGGGCAGACCCTCGCCATCGATCTCGCCAGGCGCGGCGTGTCTGTCGTGCTGATCGAACGGAACGAGACGTGCCGGCAACATCCGAAGATGGAACGCTGCAACGCGCGAACCATGGAATTCTATCGCCGCCTCGGACTGGCGGACCGGATCCGATCCGCAAGCCGGTTCCGGGACATTCCGATGGACGTTTTCATCGCAACGCATCTGGGCGGCAAGAAGCTGCTTCAGCTTTCCTATCCATCGGTCGTTGCCATGCAGGAAGCCGGTAGGCGCTGCAACGATGGCACGCTGCCGCTCGAACCCTACCAACTGATCTCGCAATACACGCTCGAGCCGTTGCTGAAATCGGTCGTTGAAAGGCTGCCGAAAGCGGACGTCCGCTTTGGATGTGAGATGATCAGCTACTCACAAGACGAAACCGGCGTCGATGCCGAAGTCAAATCTGCGGATGGCAAGACGACTACGATCAGGACACGGTACCTGGTCGGTTGCGACGGCGGCAGCAGCACCGTCCGCAAGCAATTGGGCATCAAGCTGGAAGGGCGGGGCCGCATCTCGCAACAACGCCAGATCTTCTTTCGCAGCGAGACTCTGTTCGCGCACCTGCCGTTCGGGCCCGGCCGCCACTATCATTTCCCGTCCGGCATGCTCGTCGTCCAGGACGATCTGAAGCACTTCATGGCGAATACGGGCTCGGTCGACGATCCCGCGCCGGACGCTCTGCTGCGGGACGTCTTCCGGATCACTGTTCCCTTCGACATCCTGAACGTCGCCTTGTGGCATCAAAATCTGCTGGTCGCCGAGCGCTATGCGGATCGACGGGTATTTCTCGCCGGAGACGCCGTTCATCTCGTGATTCCGACCGGCGGCCTCGGGATGAACACAGGCGTCGGGGATGCGATCGACCTGTCGTGGAAGCTTGCTGGAACGCTCGCCGGCTGGGGCGGACCGAATTTGCTCCGATCCTACGAACTGGAACGCCGTCCGGTCGGGCTGCACAACCGTGACGTTTCCGGTCGGGCTGCGGCCGGGGTCGGCGCGTGGCGCGCGGCCTGCCGCCCGGAGATCGACAGCGACACGCCCGAGGGCGAGGCGAACCGCGCGGAGGTCGCGCGGCTGGCGGGCATCGGCCAACGACTGAGCCACGACATGATCGGGACCGAACTCGGCTACAGCTATGCCGGTTCACCTCTCATTTGCTCGGACGACGAGCCACCGCCCACGCTGATCGACGATCGCTACCAGCCGACGACACGGCCGGGCTCGAGATTGCCTCACATCTGGCTCGATGACGGCCAGGCGCTGCACGATCGCATCGGCAATGACTTCACACTCGTCAGTCTTGGCCGAGATCACAAGAACTTGCCCGCGCTCCGTCAATCCTTCGCGGAAATCGGCGCACGGCTTGACATCAGTCAGATCGACAGCGATCCCGCGCGCGAGGTCTATGGTCACGACCTGGTCCTCGTTCGACCCGACCTGCACGTCGTCTGGCGCGGCAAATCCGTTCCAGCCGATCATCGCAGGGTCGCAGCAATCGCAACCGGGCATGCGTGA
- a CDS encoding amidohydrolase family protein: MAVIDIHTHVVPNSLADLPARHRLWPTLEMHEAGQAALMIDGKPFREIDARSWDVERRMSDMAADGTDLQVLSPMPELLSHWLPAELADHLARIMNDHIVEMIARAPAKFQGIGMVPMQNVELATKRLDDIQRQGLHGVEIGTHIDGVPLGDPKLLPFYARAEKLGLLVFVHPLHPAGLERIGGPKELAAAAVFPLETALAATSLLAGGVLEKFPRLNILLSHGGGAFPWIAPRIEFAWKMAAPWSKAITQAPSETLRKFWYDTIVYAPDSLRFLADQVGSDRLVVGSDYPFVIRQPEPGAFAASTLEDVSFEANAAALLGSVRPQ; this comes from the coding sequence TTGGCCGTCATCGATATCCATACGCACGTCGTGCCGAATTCCTTGGCAGATCTGCCCGCGCGCCATCGTCTCTGGCCGACGCTGGAGATGCACGAGGCCGGCCAGGCGGCGCTCATGATCGACGGCAAGCCCTTTCGCGAAATTGATGCACGCTCGTGGGACGTCGAGCGGCGAATGAGCGATATGGCAGCGGACGGCACCGACCTTCAGGTCCTCTCGCCTATGCCTGAACTGCTGTCCCATTGGCTGCCCGCAGAACTCGCCGATCATCTTGCGCGGATCATGAACGATCACATCGTTGAGATGATCGCTCGCGCCCCGGCCAAGTTTCAAGGCATCGGGATGGTGCCAATGCAGAATGTCGAGCTTGCAACCAAGCGGCTCGATGACATCCAAAGACAGGGTCTCCACGGGGTGGAGATCGGGACGCATATCGACGGCGTTCCACTTGGCGATCCAAAGCTGCTGCCGTTTTACGCGCGCGCCGAAAAGCTTGGTCTTCTTGTCTTCGTTCATCCGCTGCATCCTGCCGGACTTGAACGCATTGGTGGCCCCAAGGAGCTTGCGGCGGCGGCGGTGTTTCCGCTCGAGACCGCGCTGGCGGCGACTTCGCTACTGGCAGGTGGCGTGCTCGAGAAGTTTCCGCGGCTCAACATCCTGTTGAGCCATGGCGGAGGCGCCTTTCCGTGGATCGCCCCTAGGATCGAGTTTGCCTGGAAGATGGCCGCGCCCTGGAGCAAGGCGATCACGCAGGCGCCGTCCGAAACGCTGAGGAAGTTCTGGTACGACACTATTGTCTACGCCCCCGACTCGCTCCGTTTCCTGGCCGATCAGGTCGGATCTGACCGCCTCGTCGTCGGCTCCGACTATCCCTTCGTCATTCGTCAGCCTGAACCGGGAGCATTTGCGGCTTCCACGCTCGAGGACGTTTCATTCGAGGCGAATGCTGCGGCCTTGTTGGGATCGGTTCGTCCTCAATAG